In Siphonobacter curvatus, the genomic window CCAACAACTTTCTTACTTAAGCGGTCTGCCGCCCGGTGCTGTCGGCCAATGGCTTATTCAAGCTTATAGTCTTTTAGCGGTCCCACTTGCTGAATAGGAAGCGTTTGTGAGTGCCTCACTTCAAAAGAAGCTCCAAGCCACTTCTAAAAAATCACTCTTGGCCCTTAAAGAGGAGCAGGAAACGATAGAGGGTCAAATTATGGCTCTCATTAAAGACGATCAACTCAAAGAACTCTTTGAGTTGATCGTCTTTGTTCCTGGTGTTAGCCCCACCACGGCCACTGAACTTTTGTTTGCCACCAACGAAATGCAGCGTATTCACGATGCTAAAAGATGGCTTAGGCGACGGTCGCTGTCACGTAGATGTTGCCCCTTTGTGTATAGCTCGGGAACTAACATTAGGGGGGACTCGTGTAAGCAATCAAGCTCAAAACGCAGCGCGGGCTGTCCCGTTGAAAGCTTTGTTCCACCTGGGGCGATGTCAGCGATTTGAACGGGGGCGAATTACGGGATTAGCGCAAAGTCAACTAAGGCAGAACAAATGCTGGTTCTAAACGCTATCCGCAATAAGCCGGGCGGCAACCCGCTGATTCACCGAATTTATGCGGTTGTGAAACGGGGTAAAAAATATTCGGACTGCCGATGCGGACAAAAATTATACGCTAGCACTTGCTTAATCCATAGAAATCGGAGCGCTAGTGCATCAATCCATCGGGCCTATGGGGGCTTGGAAATACCAGTTTTCCCAGGTGTCTTCATCAAGCTAAAGTTTGACAAGCCCTCTGTTAATCAACGCTCTGTTATAATCAGGCCAGTTAGTGAATTGATATTTGTGTTTGGGTAGTTTTAGTTTTGGGAGTCTGGTTGTTGGCTTAGGTAAAAAGTGTAGTTTTGGCATAGTACTGGAAACCGTCAGACGGCAACTTTAGAGCTTTGGAGATCTCGAAGTTCGCTATTCCAGTGCTGTCTTCACTCAGGGCTTACCTTACAGGAAGCATGCAACAAAGCCAAAACCTTGTCATAAATTCATTTTTAATAGTGCTGATGTTATTCTATAAGTAAAAGAATTAAATTATTTTTAATAAATGTCTTTTCCCCACCCTGGCCCATACGATCATGCGTTATTTCATACTATTTATAATTCAGCTATCCATCGTTTTTTCAGTTCAGGCCCAGCAGCAGTGGAAAGCCCTAGCAGATAGTACCAATTTTTATTTCGCCACCAAAAGGAATTTTGAAAAAGCACATGAGTACGCCTTGAAAATGATTGAGGAAGGAAAAATCCTTCATAAAAAGAACCCTCAGGATAGCATGCTTGCGGCCAGTTATTTCTTTGCCGGCATTATAAAGTATTATGCTCCTCAGGGGGATATGCAACAGGCCGATTACTACATGAGTCAAGCCATCCCTCTATTTAACTTTTTTCCAAAAACCACGTATTTGATGGGGAGAGTCCATTCGGTAAAGGCAATGATTGAGCTTAGCCTGAATCACCCCGATCAATGCCTGGTTCATGCTAAAAAAGCAGCAGACATTCTTGAAGAAATTAACATTATCAATAACAGTGCCTATTTACAGGCTCAGGGACATAGACTTATTGTTAATAGAAATGCACAAACTCAATCAGGGATAGAAGAAAATATCACCATTGTACGCAAGATTTTACCAATCAGTGCCCGCATATCGGGAAAGGACAGTAAACAATATTACGACTATCTCAGGTATTATGGCTCTATGCTAGCCAACCAAAACAGTTTTGAACCTAAGCAAAAGGCTCATGCCGATTCTGTCTGGGATCAGATTTTAATGGCAGCCAAGTCCCGCCCCAAGGATGAGGCTGAATGTTTACTTTTTGCGGGTAGTTATCATTTATTTCAGGATTCTTACCCCCAGGCTTATAACTATTTGACGCAGGCAGCGAAGAAAGGAAAAAATCTCAATCAACCTGATTGGTATTTGAAGGCTTACGGACTATTATTTGAGCTGGAAATAAAACGAAAAAACGAAGAGGCCGCCTTGAAGTGGGCCCAACTAACACTGAAGGATTCTGCGTGTCCATCGCACCCGGAATGGCATTTTATTACGTTATACTCTTTGTCCGACTTCTATTACAATCATCGAAAATTGAAGGAGGCTACCCAGTATGCGTTGGAAGCCCAGCAAGTTATCGATCAGAATCCTCAGGATCAGAAATATTACACCACTAAAAGGTTTTATCCCTTATCGTTATATAATAGAGCCCGTTTAGCCTTTTTGCAGGGTAATTTATCTCAGGCCACGCAAGGCATTGAAGAAGCGTATCATGCATTGGTTCGCTATGATTCGACTGATTCTTTTTTAGGTACTCTTGCCCTTCATTATTATACGATTACTCAATTCATTGATCCTGCTAAGGCTCTGTCTATTATTCAAAATACGCAGCAATTCATAAATACCCAGCCCAATCCTGACAAAAATGAATTTACCCTATTACTCATTAATGCTCAGTTAGATTTATTTCGGAAAACGGGAAAAGATGCCGAGAGTAAACGTTTACTGGATTCATTATCTGTTCACTACCTATGGCCTCAACTCGTACAAATGCCCGGGATTGGCCAGTATATTAAAGAAGCCGGACTGACTTATCTGCAAAATCATGAAAAAGGAGCTATTACTCTATTGAAAGAGCAGGCGGATCGTTTGCTTGATGAAGGGAAACTCGGTTTTAACGAACAAATACCCTTGCATGACTGGCTGGGGACTTACTATCAATATCAGAATGAGCCCAAGAAAGCGATAGTTCATTTTAAGAAAGTAATGGCATTAGATACGTCAGGGCAACACATCAGTTATCTTAACCATACTTCTCTATTAAAGCTAGCTCAAAGCCAGTTTCAGGCCCATCAGCGCGCTCTGGCCTTGAGTTCCTATCAGAGCCTAATTCAGCAACTTGGCGATAACCTTAGTCGAAATTTATGGACCATGTCAGACTGGGAACGTCTCAATTATTTGAAAAATATTGACATTAAAAGCATCTATTCCTCTTTCTTCCAGTATCCATCTCCGCAAACCCTAGGTCTCGCTTATAATTATAAACTAATCAGACAAGGAACCCTACTTAAAACCAATCGGGCCATCAATCAAGTTTTTCAGCAAGCCCGAACCACTCTCGATTCTTCACTGATCAACCAGTTAATATGGGTTCGAAGTCAGTTGGCTCACCGTTCCTCTAAGACCTTTCAAGCTCAGCTACTTCGAAAAGCCGATTCTCTTCAAAAACAAATGGGAGAAGCAGCTATCCCACTAATTCAATCCTCTAGGATTTACACTTGGCAAGACGTTAAGAATTCATTAAAAACGGGGGAGGCCGCCGTCGAAATAGTAAGATATTACTTTGACCAAAATCCCCTTGATATTCATTATGCTGCTTTACTGATTCGCCCAGACTGGAAATCTCCTCAAATGGTTAGCCTACGAAATTTGGATGAAACGGGCTTTAACCAGCGTTATGAAACATATCGAAAAAGTAACTATACAGAGGGGAGCTGGTATGAAATATATTGGAAACCCATTCAAAAGGCGTTGGGGAACGTTCATAAAGTCTATATCGCTCCCGATGGACTATACCATTCTCTTAACCTTCAAACCCTCTACAATGCGGATACGAAGAGGTACCTATCCAATGAACTAGAGCTTTTGGTTCTGAATTCTACCCAGGATGTGCTCAACCCAAAGCCAACCGTTGCTAATAATACTATGGTTTTAATAGGACACCCTAACTTTAAGGTATCTAGCACGCGTGAACTGCCCTCGAAGCACGTGCACCATCGAGGGGGGGTATCCTTTGAAGATTTACCCTATACTAAAATAGAAATTGAAGAGCTGGCTCAGATTGCTCAAAAACATCATCATTCTACTCAACTTTATTTGGACACGGCCGCCACGGAGGCCTTATTTTATACGCTTGATTCACCCAAAGTTTTACACATCGCAACGCACGGCTTCGTAAAAGATTCTCCTCATCCGGAACCTTTGGAGTTGATTAACTGCGGTTTAGTGTTAGCTGGAGCTGCGGATACCACTTTAGTAAATTCTCCGATCGATGGTATTTTGACGGGCTACGAAGCTAGTTTAACTTCCTTAAGTCAAACGGAATTAGTCGTCTTAAGTGCTTGTCATACAGGCTCAGGGCGGTATTCCGAGCACGAAGGATTACAAAGTCTTCAAAAGGCATTCCTTCTGGCGGGAGCTCATTCGGTGCTTATGAGTCTATGGAAAATTAATGATGCCATTACCGTTGAGTTTATGAAGAGCTTTTACACCCATTGGTTGAATGGATCGTCTAAACCTGAAGCTCTTCGCCAGGCACAAGCCCACTTACGATCGAAATATCCAGAACCTAATTTTTGGGGAGCGTTTGTATTAATTGGTCAATAGACATATGAAATACTGGCCTTTGCTTGTTCTGATTTTGAGCCTAAATGCTATTTCGTTATTCGCTCAACGTAAAACGCTCCCTGAGAAAGAACGAGAGCTTCAAACTATTTTTCATCGTTTGGAGGCCGCATTTGACCTACTTCCAGGCACGGTCATCCTTGAGGTACGTCCTCGACATACCCGACAAGAGTATCTGTTGCCCCCAGCTGAAATGCGAAAAAGTGTTCCCCGCAAGATCGTTATTGCGGAGAGTCTTTACGACCTCTGTCAGTCCTTTGGCAAGGAGTCTTCAGCTGCTTTGGCAGGCGTGTTGGCCCACGAGTTAGCCCATTATAAATCGGATACCCCTTCTGGATTTGCAGGTCGGCTTAAGGCTATCAAAGAAGAAGAAATCAAAGCAGACCAATTAGGTTTCCGCATTGCCTATCAGACAGGTTATCCATCTTTTCAAGTAGCTCCGGCGTTATTTAAAAAGATTTACCAAACTTATAAACTCTCTATTACTTCTAGCCTTTATCCTTCTTACCAAGAGCGATTAGCTTCAATTACGGCTCAGGCACAACTCATCAGAAAGGAGGCGGAATGGTTTGAATTGGCAACTATCTTTTACCTGCTACAACATTATGAAGTGGCTCAGACCTATTTAATAGCCTTACAACAAAACTTCGCCTCTGCTGAAGTACGGAATAACCTGGGTCTATGCTTACTTAAGCAAGTGCCATTTAATCCTAAAATCACAGAATTTGCTTTACCCTTCGAATGGGATGCCCGAAACCGTTTGTTAAATGCTTCGGTAAGAGAAGAAAGTGAAACGGAGGAAGCAAGTCTATTACTGACCCAAGCTCAGTTACAGTTTGAATCGGCTCTTCGGTTGAACCCTCAATACATTCCGGCTCACATTAACCTAGCTTGCGTACAGTTCTTACGCGGTTATCCCGAATTGGCCATTCGTCAAATCAATGATTTACAAAACATGCAGGGAACGATTCCTTCACAAGCCGCACTAATTAGAGCCATTAGTCAAATGAAGCTGGGTCACATTAAAGAAGCTGGTCTTGATTTCGAGCAGATTAAAGAAGAGCCCACCTACGAATCTCAGAACAATTACGCCATGTACGAGCGATTAGCGAAGGGAACGCTTTCTCGCTTCTGGGATCGATTGGTAGGAATTTGGACTAACCCTGTTTCTACTGTATCTCAGCAATCACCACTATTTCCTGAAACTACCATTGGCAAGGCAGGTTTACATCTTCCTTATTCCTATATTAGGCTTCCCTCGCCGGACAAAGCAAGGGTCCAGGCAAGCCGGCAGCCAGATGCTCAACTCTATCAGGTTCAAGTAGGTACGCAGTGGTATAAATTAGCCCAAACTATCGAAGGCAAAGTTTACAAAACCCGACAGAAAAAACCTGCCTACCTAGGTCAGCTACGTTCACAATTGACTAAAGCCTATGGCTTACCCAGCCGCCAACATTCTTTTTTAGATACTGAGTTCTGGGTATATGATCAGGCACATACCATTTTCAAAATTCAGAATCATCGGATCACGGGTTGGTTTATTTACGATTAACGGCCTGAAAACTAAAAAAACGATTCGGGTCTGATTGGAGTAAATAGATATCTTTTGGTGTTTGCAAATAATATCCCTCTTCATCCTTGTAGATATTCCAATCGTGCCAGTCAGGTTGGCTTCCTAGCTTTACTTGAAGTTTAGCTCCCGAAAACCAATATGATGAGTCCGAATTAGCGATCCATTCCGTCTTTACAGAATCGGTAGCTACCATTCGTTTCGTTTCAACAAAGCCAGAGCTCGCAGTTACATCATAGATCGGTACATAAATAAATCTAATATTTTCTTTAGCGACTTCATATCGCTGAGATGTACTCCAAAAGAAATAACCTCCCCCCAGGCCAAGCGACAAAAGACCTACCCCAAGTAGCCAATTCTTCCAACGATAATAAAAGGACAGCTCTCTTAATTGAATGGGGTATTTTGTTTGAAGACTACGAATAAGTGCTCTATTTCTTTTCCTTTCAAACGTTTTGTATTTATTAATCCAGGTCAATTCTTCTGCGTACCACCTTTTCCAGTCGGCATTACTTTGAATTTGTATTTCTGCTTCTGCTCTTTCAACTTCAGTCAAGCGATGATGAATAAACAGCCTTAACTGCTCTCGTATTTCTTCTTCATTCATGGATTCTTTATTCATTACATTTCTAGGTCTGAGTGCAGGAAAGGTAAAATTTCATGAAGCTCGAATAGCATCTGTCTTTCATAATATTATCCACATACCCACGCGTACGGTTAACTATTTCGGCCATTTCCTCACTTCTGTAGCCAAAGTAAAATCTTAGTCGTAACAATTTTTCGCACAGAGGATCAGTTTCCTTTAACGATTCCATAGCCCACACCAGACATTCATCAACTTCCTCCTGAGGAGCGATGATATCCTCCATTCCTTCGTTTATTTCTTCTTCCCTGTAAAGATTTCTATATCGACTATATATTTTATTTCTCAAGATCCCCATGAAGTACTTCCCTAGTTCCACCCCTTGACTCAATGCTTTCAATGCGTTGTCAGGCTTTTCAAAGACCCCCAAAAAAGTATCATTAAGCAACTCCTGACACTCGGTCTTATGTTTAGTAAATCCTATTTTCTTATTCAGGTGTTTAACTAAAGCGGAACGATAAGGATAAGGACTCTTCTCTTTATATATCAATTCAAAGGTTGCGTTCCGTTCCTCTTCACTTCCCTGAATAAACGTTAAAAGGATCTCGTATTCGCTTTTCATTTAAATCTATAGTTACACCTCTAATGTACATAATTTAAATGTGTATCCTCTCCAGATATTTAAAAATTGGATCATAAACTCAGCTACAAAAGGTTTCAATTTGATAAAAGATAGTTTAAACATCATGAATCGATGATTTAAGCTAATAGCTGGAATTGAGATGTATGCATCGCTATTATAGTAATTCAAATTTTGATGACGTGTTTCTAATCTAAGAAAAGCAGATTAGCTCGAAGACCCTTCCTGGGTTAGCAAACAGTTCCTCAATAATAGCCTGAATCCGAGCCTGGGCTTCGGCCAGACTCCTAAACACCCAATGCTTGACTTGCGCAAGGAAAGCTGCGTATCCTTGACCCGTAAAAGGGACGATACAACTAAACGATCTTCCACCCGATACGCACCGGTGACACGGGAGGAGGCCCCCTGGGCGACCACTACCGGCCTAGCTCCGTCGGGGTGCCCGCCCGCAACTCATCCGCGCGGCGTCCGCAGGGCAGAGAATTGCCTGAGGGCCGAAGTCAGCCCCTATCTGATTAAACTTTTTTAAAATCTATGATGGCACTGGCCGTTTGTTGAGCATGAACAGGTCGAGCTGTTTTGGACTTGATTTGTAGCCGTTTCATAGATCGAATACGCCCCGCACTCAACCCCTAAACTTCCGGCCAGATAGGCTTGAATATCCGCTAGTGTCTGGGCGGTTCGCCGCGCGGCCTGATCATCAAACAGAAATCGACATAAATGGCTGATCTGGTTGGTGGACAGTTTACTAAAATAAGTGGCTTTGCGCGGTTGAAGTAAGGCTCCGAACCTTTGTTGGTAATAGGTTTTTCAGACCCGTTGCGCTTGTCATAGACTTAAATTAACCTATTGAACATCCGCAGCTTAGGCAGTGCATTACCCGTCTTTCAACAAGGGTAAAACCGAACATGATCTCTAAATTACGCGTTAGTTTATTGCTTCTCAATAGTTTGTAAGACGTGAAGTTCTTCTTTAATTTTAGTTGCATAATCCATTGCGCCAATATATGACAGTAAGCTTCTGATTTATTAGTACATTTCATTATAGTACTAGTTTTAATGAAAGAATCTTTTAAATATTTAAAAAGTCATTGATATTAGATTAGTTTAATAACAAGTCGAATATGTCAATTTATAATCTTGTTATTGATTGACAGGTAACGAATTCCTATGATTTATAACGTAGAATAGGTGATGTAATTCAATTATCTTTTAGTATTAGTCGTCTGTAAAATGTCATACATTTCCCGGATCTTTCAAAACCATTTAGCTGTTAACATTTCTGCTTCTATTCTTTTATCGATTCAAAAATCTCATGATCCATAAGCGGACATGAGGCGCATTCCAAGCATTCGGATTAAAATCGTTGATTAGTGGTTTTCCCTAAGAACCACTTTTCCATCAAGCCACTCATCGTTTTAATTCTATCCCCAATTAAGTTATCAAGTAAATACATAATGCGTATCTACACATGGCGATCCCAGTCTTGAGTGAGTATCTATAGCTTATTTAGTACATCTTATTAAAGCGGCTTGAGTAGACTAAGTTATAGGTTACGCAACTCCAGTGCTCAAGGGTACTTAATTTTCATCACACCCATATAAAGTATCTTGGTGTGATGATAAGTCTTGCCCAAACGATAGCTCAACGGATTGACCAATTGGCTGAAGATGTGAGCTTTGGCTACGACCAGCTTGGCCTTTCCAAAGAGCAATATCAAACCGCAGCAAAAGCTCCGAATAGGCTTCAGCAAAAGGGCATCATTAGAAAAATATCGAAGGGTCGATTCTATCCCAAACAAACCCTTTATATTTGTTATAAGCAAATGTAATTAGGACAAATGTAACTAGAATTCGTTACTGCTCTCTGGATGTCCTACTCAGCTAAGAACTAGATTACGCTTTCCTGGATGGGCAGCAGTGCTGCATTAGACTCTATAGTAGGTGCGAGGGTACCGCCGGTTAATCTCTCATGAAGACTCACGCATCATTAACTTTATGACCGCCGTATGCATTCTACGTTTACGATTACCATGCTGGCCCCTTCCGGGGAAGGAAAGACCACCTATCTATCCTCGTTAGTAGACGCCGTTCAAAAAGATTTTCTTACCCATATACCGCTGGAATTTAACTTAGATGCTGAGGCTGAACAGGCCTTAACCCAGGAAAAGCAAAAATTAGTCACTACGCTTAGTAAAGGTACCATTGGCTATCGGGATGGCATTCAGTCAACGGCCGACGTAGGCGAGTACACCCTAGACATTGCGCATCCTTCGGATGATCCCTTTTTAACCCTTCGCTTTGTGGATCTACCCGGCGAATGGTTGCAGGAGGATCCGGACCGTGTATCCGCCTATGTGGATCGTTCCACGGCTATATTCATTCCCGTCGATACGGCTAGCTTGATGAACGACATCCGGGGTAACCACGATCAGCAGGCCATACTGGACATTTTAATCCAAGCCTTTGATGCGCTCACCGAGCCGCGTTTGGTGATTTTCATTCCGACCAAAGCAGAAACGTACGTAGGGACCCGGGAAGGGACCCAGCAGGTGATGGACAAAATAGCGGAGGTGTACGCGCCCCTGATGCATTTTTTGACGCAGCAAAGCCTGGTACGCGTAGCGATTATTCCCATCGAGACCCTGGGTAGTAGTCAATTGATGTATTTCACCCGCGGTGGAAGCAATCAACTCCTCCAACCCGTCTTCAGCGTTAC contains:
- a CDS encoding CHAT domain-containing protein, which encodes MRYFILFIIQLSIVFSVQAQQQWKALADSTNFYFATKRNFEKAHEYALKMIEEGKILHKKNPQDSMLAASYFFAGIIKYYAPQGDMQQADYYMSQAIPLFNFFPKTTYLMGRVHSVKAMIELSLNHPDQCLVHAKKAADILEEINIINNSAYLQAQGHRLIVNRNAQTQSGIEENITIVRKILPISARISGKDSKQYYDYLRYYGSMLANQNSFEPKQKAHADSVWDQILMAAKSRPKDEAECLLFAGSYHLFQDSYPQAYNYLTQAAKKGKNLNQPDWYLKAYGLLFELEIKRKNEEAALKWAQLTLKDSACPSHPEWHFITLYSLSDFYYNHRKLKEATQYALEAQQVIDQNPQDQKYYTTKRFYPLSLYNRARLAFLQGNLSQATQGIEEAYHALVRYDSTDSFLGTLALHYYTITQFIDPAKALSIIQNTQQFINTQPNPDKNEFTLLLINAQLDLFRKTGKDAESKRLLDSLSVHYLWPQLVQMPGIGQYIKEAGLTYLQNHEKGAITLLKEQADRLLDEGKLGFNEQIPLHDWLGTYYQYQNEPKKAIVHFKKVMALDTSGQHISYLNHTSLLKLAQSQFQAHQRALALSSYQSLIQQLGDNLSRNLWTMSDWERLNYLKNIDIKSIYSSFFQYPSPQTLGLAYNYKLIRQGTLLKTNRAINQVFQQARTTLDSSLINQLIWVRSQLAHRSSKTFQAQLLRKADSLQKQMGEAAIPLIQSSRIYTWQDVKNSLKTGEAAVEIVRYYFDQNPLDIHYAALLIRPDWKSPQMVSLRNLDETGFNQRYETYRKSNYTEGSWYEIYWKPIQKALGNVHKVYIAPDGLYHSLNLQTLYNADTKRYLSNELELLVLNSTQDVLNPKPTVANNTMVLIGHPNFKVSSTRELPSKHVHHRGGVSFEDLPYTKIEIEELAQIAQKHHHSTQLYLDTAATEALFYTLDSPKVLHIATHGFVKDSPHPEPLELINCGLVLAGAADTTLVNSPIDGILTGYEASLTSLSQTELVVLSACHTGSGRYSEHEGLQSLQKAFLLAGAHSVLMSLWKINDAITVEFMKSFYTHWLNGSSKPEALRQAQAHLRSKYPEPNFWGAFVLIGQ
- a CDS encoding RNA polymerase sigma factor, producing MKSEYEILLTFIQGSEEERNATFELIYKEKSPYPYRSALVKHLNKKIGFTKHKTECQELLNDTFLGVFEKPDNALKALSQGVELGKYFMGILRNKIYSRYRNLYREEEINEGMEDIIAPQEEVDECLVWAMESLKETDPLCEKLLRLRFYFGYRSEEMAEIVNRTRGYVDNIMKDRCYSSFMKFYLSCTQT
- a CDS encoding TRAFAC clade GTPase domain-containing protein; the protein is MHSTFTITMLAPSGEGKTTYLSSLVDAVQKDFLTHIPLEFNLDAEAEQALTQEKQKLVTTLSKGTIGYRDGIQSTADVGEYTLDIAHPSDDPFLTLRFVDLPGEWLQEDPDRVSAYVDRSTAIFIPVDTASLMNDIRGNHDQQAILDILIQAFDALTEPRLVIFIPTKAETYVGTREGTQQVMDKIAEVYAPLMHFLTQQSLVRVAIIPIETLGSSQLMYFTRGGSNQLLQPVFSVTERHRFNPRNTEYPLVYLLSFIFELYYLRRSYGVMGFFRNLFRGVHYLKNYSRQLGQPFATLPEFKVINEGFMQIQKR